Proteins encoded in a region of the Vicia villosa cultivar HV-30 ecotype Madison, WI linkage group LG5, Vvil1.0, whole genome shotgun sequence genome:
- the LOC131601813 gene encoding transcription factor E2FB, with protein sequence MSGTRAPPAAASPSSPPDQIMKRQPPFSSLKPPFVASGDYHRFNPDHRRNLDQETEAIVVKTPQLKRKSEAAGFEADSGVRMTPGSTEPANSPSQTPVSGKMGKGGKSSRMTKCNRSGTQTPGPNIGSPSGNNLTPAGPCRYDSSLGLLTKKFINLIKQAEDGILDLNKAADTLEVQKRRIYDITNVLEGIGLIEKKLKNRIQWKGLDVSKPGEADDSFASLQAEIENLTMEERRLDEQIREMQERLRDLSEDENNEKLLFVTEEDIKNLPCFQNETLIAIKAPHGTTLEVPDPDEAADYPQRRYRIVLRSTMGPIDVYLVSQFEEKFEEINGVEVAPKIPSNPEVSQHPSPVVPEDKDKGKEIEVQRQDGEGPSSDLTNNHDFVSGIMKIVPSDVASDADYWLLSDADVSITDMWRTEPGVEWNELNALQEDYCMARVDNTTPNHPPNTGDESSAANPTVG encoded by the exons ATGTCCGGCACCCGAGCTCCTCCCGCCGCCGCATCTCCCTCCAGTCCACCCGACCAGATCATGAAACGGCAACCGCCGTTTTCATCCTTGAAACCTCCTTTTGTAGCTTCCGGAGATTACCACCGGTTCAACCCTGACCACCGGAGAAATCTCGACCAGGAAACTGAAGCTATCGTCGTTAAGACTCCT CAATTGAAGCGGAAAAGTGAAGCAGCTGGTTTTGAAGCTGATTCAGGTGTTAGGATGACTCCTGGATCCACTGAACCAGCCAATAGTCCTTCTCAGACGCCTGTATCTGGAAAGATGGGGAAGGGAGGCAAATCCTCTAGGATGACAAAATGCAACAGATCTGGAACTCAAACCCCAGGCCCAAATATTG GTTCTCCTTCGGGAAATAATCTCACTCCTGCTGGTCCATGTCGATATGACAGCTCTTTAG gtctgttaacaaaaaaattcatcaatttaatCAAACAAGCAGAGGATGGTATTCTTGATCTAAATAAAGCTGCTGACACATTAGAG GTGCAAAAGAGGAGGATATATGATATAACAAATGTTCTTGAAGGGATTGGCCTTATAGAGAAAAAGCTCAAGAACAGAATTCAGTGGAA GGGCCTGGATGTTTCAAAACCAGGGGAAGCTGATGATAGTTTTGCTAGTTTACAG GCAGAAATTGAAAATTTAACGATGGAGGAACGCCGGTTAGATGAACAAATAAG GGAGATGCAAGAAAGACTACGGGATCTTAGCGAAGATGAAAATAATGAGAA GTTGCTTTTTGTTACTGAGGAGGATATAAAGAACTTGCCCTGCTTCCAG AATGAAACCTTGATAGCAATTAAAGCTCCACATGGAACCACTTTGGAAGTCCCTGATCCTGATGAG GCCGCTGATTATCCGCAGAGGAGATACAGGATAGTCCTGAGAAGCACAATGGGCCCAATAGATGTTTACCTTGTTAG CCAATTTGAAGAGAAGTTTGAGGAGATTAACGGTGTTGAGGTTGCACCCAAAATTCCATCTAATCCAGAAGTTAGCCAGCATCCGTCACCTGTAGTCCCAGAAGACAAAGACAAAGGGAAGGAAATAGAAGTGCAGAGACAAGACGGTGAAGGGCCTAGTTCAGATCTTACCAACAATCACGACTTCGTTAGTGGGATCATGAAGATTGTCCCTTCAGATGTTGCG AGTGATGCCGATTACTGGCTTTTATCAGATGCCGATGTTAGCATAACCGACATGTGGAGAACAGAAC CCGGAGTTGAATGGAATGAACTCAACGCACTTCAAGAAGATTATTGTATGGCTCGAGTGGACAATACAACCCCAAATCATCCTCCGAACACAGGTGACGAGTCTTCTGCAGCCAACCCTACTGTAGGTTGA